A region from the Acyrthosiphon pisum isolate AL4f chromosome A1, pea_aphid_22Mar2018_4r6ur, whole genome shotgun sequence genome encodes:
- the LOC107882658 gene encoding uncharacterized protein LOC107882658: protein MQFTAYVTAIKSKNPDLEIGFYLSARLFIKNVNEGANSTWFDFCKMNDVLDFYVIEFATFNECCDEFLHSGVTPLDSTDPAVMTLNKFAAALKQSTIAKDKVYFEFLISPTPKREELENLNHCVLSYNEV from the exons ATGCAATTTACAGCCTATGTAACGgctattaaaagtaaaaatccaGATTTGGAAATTGGGTTTTATTTGAGTGCTAGacttttcataaaaaatgtaaatgaaggGGCCAATTCAACTT GGTTTGATTTTTGTAAGATGAATGACGTTTTGGATTTCTATGTCATTGAATTTGCTACTTTTAATGAATGTTGTGATGAATTCTTACATTCTGGAGTTACTCCTCTTGATTCAACAGATCCAGCCGTTATGACATTA aataaatttGCAGCTGCTTTAAAACAATCTACCATTGCAAAAGACaaagtttattttgaatttttaataagccCAACACCGAAACGTGAAGAATTAGAAAATTTGAACCATTGTGTATTATCGTATAACgaggtataa